A genomic segment from Pseudoalteromonas rubra encodes:
- a CDS encoding glycoside hydrolase family 97 protein, which yields MRLVFSATGVAVTLLAGLFTTATQAATYSVSSPDGKLTFQVSDDNTQPSYQVMFNNQAVIAPSKLGFDFARAPSLRDGLIISKTQRNGVDERWQQPWGEAREVHDHHNELVVTLADSQSKQTQYTLRIRAFDDGVGFRYEVAQDSARYITRELTEFAVADSDKAQAWWIPARGWNRYEYTYNTTALHDAAHVHTPFTLKNKDGVHVSIHEAALVDYAAMTLNQRRPGTFISDLTPWSDGIAVKTNGQFKTPWRTIQVGAQATDLLNSRLILNLNEPNKLGDVSWVEPGKYLGIWWGMHIGKNTWGSGEKHGATTARTKEYLSFAAEHGFDGVLVEGWNTGWDGDWFFNGDVFSFTEAYPDFDLDAIAKHGEHVGARLIGHHETSGNVSNYRDQMADAFALYEKAGVRQVKTGYVADGGNIKRIDERGHARFEWHDGQFMVNEYLDNVKLAAKHKISINTHEPIKDTGLRRTYPNWLTREGARGQEFNAWGTPPNPPEHTTMLAYTRMLSGPMDFTPGIFDMGFNGLGDKTNRPQTTLAKQLALYVVLYSPVQMAADLPENYLAKPQAFQFIKDVPADWEHSIALAGEVGDYVVFARKERKRGKYSGNDWYLGAITDEQARSINIKLDFLEPGQRFEAQIYQDGPKAEWKYNPYDLSIQKQIVTAQDTLTLKLATSGGTAIRFKAL from the coding sequence ATGCGATTAGTCTTCAGTGCAACAGGCGTTGCTGTCACACTCTTAGCCGGTTTATTTACCACTGCAACACAGGCTGCGACATACAGTGTCAGCTCACCAGACGGCAAGCTCACCTTTCAAGTCAGCGATGACAATACCCAGCCCAGCTACCAGGTCATGTTTAATAACCAAGCCGTGATTGCCCCCTCAAAGTTGGGGTTCGATTTTGCCCGCGCCCCCTCGCTGCGCGACGGACTGATCATCAGCAAAACCCAGCGCAACGGCGTAGATGAGCGCTGGCAGCAACCCTGGGGTGAGGCACGAGAAGTACACGACCATCACAATGAACTGGTTGTTACCCTGGCTGACAGTCAGTCAAAGCAGACACAATATACCCTGAGAATACGGGCATTTGATGACGGTGTCGGCTTCCGCTATGAAGTAGCTCAGGATTCTGCCCGCTATATCACCAGAGAACTGACTGAATTTGCTGTCGCTGACAGTGACAAGGCACAAGCCTGGTGGATCCCAGCCCGCGGCTGGAACCGCTATGAATATACCTATAACACCACAGCACTCCATGATGCAGCCCATGTCCACACCCCATTCACATTAAAAAACAAAGATGGTGTGCACGTCAGTATTCACGAAGCCGCACTGGTTGACTATGCTGCTATGACCCTGAACCAACGTCGCCCGGGTACCTTTATCAGCGATCTGACGCCCTGGTCTGACGGCATTGCCGTAAAGACCAATGGCCAGTTCAAAACCCCCTGGCGCACCATTCAGGTAGGCGCCCAGGCGACTGATTTACTGAACTCTCGCCTCATTCTAAATCTGAATGAGCCCAATAAATTAGGCGATGTGTCCTGGGTAGAGCCAGGTAAATACCTCGGCATTTGGTGGGGCATGCACATCGGAAAAAACACCTGGGGCAGTGGTGAAAAACACGGTGCGACCACAGCACGCACTAAAGAATACTTGAGTTTCGCAGCAGAGCATGGCTTCGATGGTGTACTGGTAGAAGGCTGGAATACCGGCTGGGATGGCGACTGGTTCTTCAATGGTGATGTATTCAGCTTTACAGAAGCCTACCCGGATTTCGACTTGGATGCCATTGCTAAACATGGCGAACACGTGGGTGCCCGCCTGATCGGTCACCACGAAACTTCAGGCAATGTCAGCAATTATCGCGACCAGATGGCTGATGCCTTTGCCCTTTACGAAAAAGCCGGTGTCCGTCAGGTTAAAACCGGCTATGTTGCCGATGGTGGCAATATCAAGCGCATTGATGAGCGCGGTCACGCCCGATTCGAATGGCACGACGGTCAATTTATGGTCAATGAATACCTGGACAACGTGAAACTGGCGGCCAAGCATAAGATCAGCATCAATACCCATGAACCAATCAAGGATACGGGATTACGCCGCACTTACCCTAACTGGCTCACCCGGGAAGGCGCACGCGGCCAGGAATTCAATGCCTGGGGCACACCACCCAACCCACCAGAGCATACCACCATGCTGGCCTATACCCGGATGTTGTCTGGCCCGATGGACTTTACACCGGGTATTTTCGATATGGGCTTTAACGGCCTGGGCGACAAAACCAACCGTCCACAAACGACCCTGGCCAAACAGCTGGCCCTATATGTGGTGCTGTATAGCCCAGTGCAAATGGCAGCGGACCTGCCGGAAAACTATTTGGCAAAACCACAGGCCTTCCAGTTTATTAAAGACGTCCCGGCGGATTGGGAACACAGTATCGCATTGGCAGGTGAAGTGGGCGACTATGTGGTCTTTGCCCGTAAAGAACGCAAACGCGGTAAGTACTCGGGTAATGACTGGTATTTAGGTGCCATCACCGACGAGCAGGCAAGAAGCATTAACATAAAGCTCGACTTCCTTGAGCCAGGCCAGCGTTTCGAAGCCCAGATCTATCAGGATGGCCCTAAGGCGGAGTGGAAATACAACCCCTATGATCTGAGCATTCAAAAGCAGATTGTCACGGCACAGGATACCTTAACGCTGAAGCTCGCCACCAGTGGCGGCACCGCGATCCGCTTTAAGGCACTTTAA
- a CDS encoding methylamine utilization protein, whose amino-acid sequence MTQLKHILSITLAAVTLISACATAAEQLTVQVRDKEGKVLPGAAVWLSGKGLAADQAVLTRSYKMGQKNRAFTPHLLIVPKQAEVSFPNYDSILHHVYSFSPAKRFEFKLYRDQPQALTFSATGAVELGCNIHDWMLGYILVVDSTHFAVTDTQGIARISIPAAQHNDVTLKVWHEGFMDLDSPESHALSAVKSGEQLNIQLQQSLGMLQEDFSDEFDDYE is encoded by the coding sequence ATGACTCAATTAAAACATATTCTTAGTATCACTTTAGCTGCCGTTACTCTGATCTCTGCCTGTGCCACTGCCGCTGAGCAGCTCACTGTTCAGGTGCGGGACAAAGAGGGAAAGGTATTGCCCGGCGCGGCCGTATGGCTCAGCGGTAAAGGGCTTGCTGCTGATCAGGCGGTCCTCACACGCAGCTATAAAATGGGCCAGAAAAACCGCGCATTTACGCCACATTTACTGATTGTGCCAAAACAGGCAGAAGTGTCATTCCCTAACTATGACTCTATTTTGCATCATGTGTACTCCTTCTCTCCCGCCAAGCGTTTTGAGTTTAAATTGTATCGGGATCAACCACAGGCCCTGACGTTTTCTGCGACCGGGGCTGTGGAGTTGGGCTGCAACATTCATGACTGGATGCTGGGTTACATTCTGGTTGTTGACTCTACGCATTTTGCCGTAACAGATACTCAGGGCATCGCACGCATTTCAATACCTGCGGCGCAGCACAATGACGTGACGTTAAAAGTCTGGCACGAGGGGTTTATGGACTTAGATAGTCCGGAAAGTCATGCATTATCCGCCGTCAAGTCGGGTGAACAACTGAATATTCAGTTGCAGCAGTCCCTTGGTATGCTCCAGGAAGATTTCAGTGATGAGTTTGATGATTATGAATAA